In Nocardioides marinus, one DNA window encodes the following:
- the dps gene encoding DNA starvation/stationary phase protection protein Dps, whose protein sequence is MAINLKYTTPGLDEKDAVRVVELLQDRLYAANDLHLTLKHVHWNVVGPHFIAVHEMLDPQVEEVRGFADDLAERIATLGGSPVGTPAAIVENRSWDEYSIGRATTQEHLGALDVVYQGVITSYREAIKELGELDPVTEDMFIGQTDKLELFHWFIRAHLEDKSGALATDGASSEEQAAKAAG, encoded by the coding sequence ATGGCTATCAACCTGAAGTACACGACCCCCGGTCTGGACGAGAAGGACGCCGTGCGCGTCGTCGAGCTGCTCCAGGACCGCCTCTACGCCGCCAACGACCTGCACCTCACGCTCAAGCACGTGCACTGGAACGTCGTCGGCCCGCACTTCATCGCCGTGCACGAGATGCTCGACCCGCAGGTGGAGGAGGTGCGCGGCTTCGCCGACGACCTCGCTGAGCGGATCGCGACGCTCGGTGGCTCGCCGGTCGGTACGCCGGCCGCGATCGTCGAGAACCGCTCGTGGGACGAGTACTCCATCGGTCGGGCGACCACCCAGGAGCACCTCGGTGCCCTGGACGTCGTCTACCAGGGTGTGATCACCAGCTACCGCGAGGCGATCAAGGAGCTCGGCGAGCTCGACCCGGTGACCGAGGACATGTTCATCGGTCAGACCGACAAGCTGGAGCTGTTCCACTGGTTCATCCGCGCCCACCTCGAGGACAAGAGCGGGGCGCTCGCCACCGACGGCGCCAGCTCCGAGGAGCAGGCGGCCAAGGCCGCGGGCTGA
- a CDS encoding sigma-70 family RNA polymerase sigma factor, whose translation MGHDREGLAAGVGDARRRAETARLLLRARASTGAARTRYENEVVALNLPVARDIARGYRNRGIADDDLDQVASLGLVKAVRAFDPTLGDDFLSFAVPTLRGELRRHFRDAGWTVRPPRSVQETQAAAVSAEAELSQRLGRQPGVEEIAAHLGLTVTLVRDALTADGCYAPVSLDAPRPAMEESPVARLGDEDPAFASTEARLALLPLLVGLGERERTIVGMRFFDNRTQSEIGEAVGVSQEQVSRLLAGILTRLRAAMEEPAQARQVG comes from the coding sequence GTGGGGCACGACCGGGAGGGACTCGCCGCAGGGGTGGGCGACGCCAGGCGGCGCGCTGAGACCGCCCGGCTCCTCCTGCGCGCCCGTGCCTCCACGGGCGCCGCTCGGACGCGCTACGAGAACGAGGTCGTGGCGCTGAACCTCCCGGTGGCGCGCGACATCGCCCGCGGATACCGCAATCGCGGCATCGCCGACGACGACCTCGACCAGGTCGCCAGCCTGGGGCTGGTCAAGGCCGTGCGCGCCTTCGACCCCACGCTCGGCGACGACTTCCTCAGCTTCGCCGTGCCGACCCTGCGCGGGGAGCTGAGGCGTCACTTCCGCGACGCCGGGTGGACGGTGCGCCCCCCTCGCTCGGTGCAGGAGACCCAGGCGGCCGCGGTCTCGGCCGAGGCCGAGCTCTCCCAACGACTAGGGCGCCAGCCCGGCGTGGAGGAGATCGCCGCCCACCTGGGCCTGACGGTCACGCTGGTCCGCGACGCCCTCACCGCGGACGGGTGCTACGCACCGGTCTCGTTGGACGCCCCTCGCCCAGCCATGGAGGAGTCCCCGGTCGCGAGGCTGGGCGACGAGGACCCGGCCTTCGCCTCGACCGAGGCCCGCCTGGCCCTGCTGCCGCTGCTGGTCGGGCTCGGCGAGCGCGAGCGCACGATCGTGGGCATGCGCTTCTTCGACAACCGGACCCAGTCCGAGATCGGCGAGGCCGTCGGCGTCAGCCAGGAGCAGGTCTCCCGGCTGCTCGCCGGCATCCTGACGCGCCTGCGCGCGGCGATGGAGGAGCCCGCCCAGGCCCGTCAGGTCGGGTAG
- a CDS encoding crotonase/enoyl-CoA hydratase family protein, with amino-acid sequence MTSQKSHETTYETLDWEVDADGVATLTLTRPDALNAFDLTMARELEQVFRTDARADDVRAVVVTGAGRAFCAGMDLSAEGNVFGLDESVRPTPEEFRAAYDEPPYDAGVRDTGGKVTLAIHALPKPVIAAINGPAVGIGATMTLAMDLRLASTTAKIGFVFGRLGIVPEACSTWFLPRLVGPQQALEWMYSAQVLTADQALAGGLLRSVHEPDDLLPAALELARSFVVDRSPMALALAKQMVYRNGAASHPLEAHLSDSLAMYWTSIGDGKEGVAAFREKRAPRFTRKASQAPRIYPT; translated from the coding sequence ATGACCTCCCAGAAATCCCACGAGACGACCTACGAGACCCTCGACTGGGAGGTGGACGCCGACGGCGTCGCGACGCTGACCCTCACGCGGCCCGACGCCCTGAACGCCTTCGACCTCACGATGGCGCGGGAGCTGGAGCAGGTCTTCCGCACCGACGCGCGCGCCGACGACGTGCGGGCCGTCGTCGTCACCGGCGCCGGTCGGGCCTTCTGCGCGGGCATGGACCTCTCGGCCGAGGGCAACGTCTTCGGGCTCGACGAGTCGGTGCGACCGACGCCCGAGGAGTTCCGGGCCGCCTACGACGAGCCGCCGTACGACGCGGGCGTCCGCGACACCGGCGGCAAGGTCACCCTGGCCATCCACGCCCTGCCCAAGCCGGTCATCGCCGCGATCAACGGCCCGGCGGTCGGCATCGGCGCCACGATGACCCTCGCCATGGACCTGCGCCTGGCCTCCACGACCGCGAAGATCGGCTTCGTCTTCGGCCGGCTGGGGATCGTGCCGGAGGCCTGCTCGACGTGGTTCCTGCCCCGTCTCGTCGGGCCGCAGCAGGCCCTGGAGTGGATGTACTCCGCGCAGGTCCTCACCGCGGACCAGGCGCTCGCGGGCGGCCTGTTGCGCTCGGTCCACGAGCCCGACGACCTGCTCCCCGCGGCCCTGGAGCTCGCCCGCTCCTTCGTGGTGGACCGCTCCCCGATGGCGCTGGCCCTGGCCAAGCAGATGGTCTACCGCAACGGTGCGGCCAGCCACCCGCTGGAGGCGCACCTCTCGGACTCGCTGGCGATGTACTGGACCTCGATCGGGGACGGCAAGGAGGGCGTGGCCGCCTTCCGCGAGAAGCGTGCGCCGCGGTTCACGCGCAAGGCCTCGCAGGCCCCGCGGATCTACCCGACCTGA
- a CDS encoding LCP family protein, producing the protein MTERPPTGGDGEKPPYDWLYGAQGRPADGTGADPDATRRIPVQPRAPRQQPQPTPSPQPQPRPTPPLAPTPPSARRPRRRPRFRLRYLLLLLVLWLIFLVYTPFHAWTKISESGFEPKGERPAEQPGTTYLMVGSDSRAGLSAEERKELGTGNAAGQRTDTIMMLHTGSGPNLLMSIPRDSLVEVPGYGTTKINAAYAFGGPKLLTQTIEQNTGIRVDHYVEIGIGGFVDLVDAVGGIEICPKMAMDDPQANLKVKKGCQEADGKTALGYARSRKLYTGLGDIQRAQAQREVVSAVGAEVLSPWSVLNPLRYWNLNMAATRTVEFGKGMSPVRAGLWAMAMTRVNGKDGLTCGVPISDLSVRWDAERAPRMFQAIIDDDTDRIGKQLCSPSGLAS; encoded by the coding sequence ATGACGGAGCGTCCCCCCACCGGCGGCGATGGCGAGAAGCCGCCCTACGACTGGCTGTACGGCGCCCAGGGTCGTCCCGCCGACGGCACCGGCGCCGACCCCGATGCCACCCGCCGCATCCCGGTGCAGCCTCGCGCGCCCCGCCAGCAGCCGCAGCCGACGCCCTCACCCCAGCCCCAGCCCCGGCCGACCCCGCCGCTGGCCCCTACGCCCCCCTCGGCGCGTCGTCCGCGGCGCCGACCGCGCTTCCGGCTGCGGTACCTGCTGCTGCTGCTCGTGCTGTGGCTGATCTTCCTCGTCTACACCCCGTTCCACGCCTGGACGAAGATCTCCGAGTCCGGCTTCGAGCCCAAGGGTGAGCGGCCGGCCGAGCAGCCCGGCACGACGTACCTCATGGTCGGCAGCGACTCCCGGGCCGGGCTCTCCGCCGAGGAGCGCAAGGAGCTCGGCACCGGCAACGCCGCCGGTCAGCGCACCGACACGATCATGATGCTGCACACCGGCTCGGGGCCGAACCTGCTGATGTCGATCCCCCGCGACTCGCTGGTCGAGGTGCCGGGCTACGGCACGACCAAGATCAACGCGGCGTACGCCTTCGGCGGACCCAAGCTCCTGACGCAGACCATCGAGCAGAACACCGGCATCCGGGTCGACCACTACGTGGAGATCGGGATCGGCGGGTTCGTCGACCTCGTCGACGCCGTCGGGGGCATCGAGATCTGCCCCAAGATGGCCATGGACGACCCCCAGGCCAACCTGAAGGTGAAGAAGGGCTGCCAGGAGGCCGACGGCAAGACCGCGCTGGGCTACGCCCGCTCCCGCAAGCTCTACACCGGGCTCGGGGACATCCAGCGCGCCCAGGCCCAGCGCGAGGTCGTCTCCGCGGTCGGGGCCGAGGTGCTCTCGCCCTGGTCGGTGCTCAACCCGCTGCGCTACTGGAACCTCAACATGGCCGCGACCCGCACCGTGGAGTTCGGCAAGGGGATGTCGCCGGTGCGAGCCGGCCTGTGGGCGATGGCGATGACCCGCGTCAACGGCAAGGACGGCCTGACCTGCGGGGTGCCGATCAGCGACCTGTCCGTGCGGTGGGACGCCGAGCGGGCACCGCGCATGTTCCAGGCGATCATCGACGACGACACCGACCGCATCGGCAAGCAGCTCTGCTCTCCCTCAGGATTGGCCTCATGA
- a CDS encoding acyl-CoA thioesterase, translating to MASLDARSPAFARVSLAVMTHSPQANLLGNVHGGEIVKLADSTAGAVAQRHSGGPAVTAALDEMVFLAPVHVGDIVRTLGQVNWAGRSSMEIGVRVEAQPWNDPSADGLHVASAYFVFVAIDEDGRSREVPPLVPDTADDLRRHREAEIRRAHRLARKAEIEAGRRA from the coding sequence GTGGCCTCCCTCGACGCGCGGTCCCCGGCCTTCGCCCGGGTCTCCCTGGCGGTGATGACCCACTCCCCGCAGGCCAACCTGCTCGGGAACGTCCACGGTGGCGAGATCGTGAAGCTCGCGGACTCCACCGCGGGTGCGGTCGCGCAGCGGCACAGCGGCGGCCCGGCCGTCACGGCGGCACTGGACGAGATGGTCTTCCTGGCCCCGGTCCACGTGGGCGACATCGTCCGCACGCTGGGGCAGGTCAACTGGGCGGGGCGCTCCTCCATGGAGATCGGTGTGCGCGTCGAGGCGCAGCCCTGGAACGACCCGAGCGCCGACGGCCTGCACGTCGCGTCGGCGTACTTCGTGTTCGTCGCCATCGACGAGGACGGGCGTTCTCGCGAGGTGCCGCCGCTGGTCCCTGACACCGCCGACGACCTGCGCCGGCACCGGGAGGCCGAGATCCGTCGGGCCCACCGGCTGGCGCGCAAGGCCGAGATCGAGGCGGGTCGGCGCGCCTAG
- a CDS encoding LCP family protein, translating into MPVPSPGSPVQAARTSVAERAARIRFRRALSLMVMTLLAPGSAQLAAGGNRRVGLVALRTWVAMWLLVLVGGVAVALDHGLALTLGSTPWFLLLLRLALLVGAIGWALLFMDAWRLGQPLTLGLAHRRAAVGVNGVLCLSVAGALLFGAHVVGVQRDLMLTMFGSGQVTDAHHGRFNVLLLGGDSGAGRWGLRPDSLTVASIDEVTGRTVLVSLPRNMQNFPFEEGSVMAEQFPEGFDADYLNGVSTWAQDNTELFEGSDNPGIDATISAVEGITGLRINYWAMVNLQGFKDLVDAVGGITLNVRQAIPVGLPHDDFFRYIEPGTRKLSGFETLWYARARYDSDDYSRMARQKCVMNAMLQQVSPSVALRNFQSIAQASSELISTNVPASEVDTFLELALKAKSQKISTLSIVPPMVNTADPDIDLVHRKVTAAIEKAEGTAAPSNGKTSKKNADAPVTGGSLGSLSQGYAANQAGDLASAC; encoded by the coding sequence ATGCCCGTCCCTTCCCCCGGGTCGCCCGTCCAGGCAGCGCGCACCTCGGTCGCCGAGCGTGCCGCGCGGATCCGGTTCCGTCGCGCCCTCTCGCTGATGGTGATGACGCTGCTGGCGCCCGGCTCGGCGCAGCTGGCCGCGGGCGGCAACCGGCGCGTCGGGCTCGTCGCGCTCCGGACCTGGGTGGCGATGTGGCTGCTGGTGCTCGTCGGCGGGGTCGCGGTGGCGCTGGACCACGGGCTCGCGCTCACCCTCGGCTCCACCCCCTGGTTCCTGCTGCTGCTGCGCCTGGCCCTGCTGGTCGGCGCGATCGGGTGGGCCCTGTTGTTCATGGACGCCTGGCGCCTGGGTCAGCCGCTCACCCTCGGGCTGGCGCACCGGCGCGCGGCCGTGGGCGTCAACGGCGTGCTGTGCCTCTCCGTCGCAGGCGCGCTGCTCTTCGGTGCGCACGTGGTCGGCGTCCAGCGCGACCTGATGCTCACGATGTTCGGCTCGGGGCAGGTCACCGACGCCCACCACGGCCGCTTCAACGTCCTGCTGCTCGGCGGTGACTCCGGTGCCGGGCGCTGGGGCCTGCGCCCCGACTCCCTGACCGTCGCCTCGATCGACGAGGTCACCGGGCGCACGGTGCTGGTCTCCCTGCCGCGCAACATGCAGAACTTCCCCTTCGAGGAGGGCTCTGTCATGGCCGAGCAGTTCCCCGAGGGCTTCGACGCCGACTACCTCAACGGCGTCAGCACCTGGGCCCAGGACAACACCGAGCTCTTCGAGGGCAGCGACAACCCGGGCATCGACGCCACCATCTCCGCCGTCGAGGGCATCACCGGCCTGCGCATCAACTACTGGGCGATGGTCAACCTGCAGGGGTTCAAGGACCTCGTCGACGCCGTCGGCGGCATCACCTTGAACGTCCGCCAGGCCATCCCCGTCGGCCTGCCCCACGACGACTTCTTCCGCTACATCGAGCCCGGCACGCGCAAGCTCTCCGGCTTCGAGACGCTCTGGTACGCCCGGGCCCGCTACGACTCCGACGACTACTCGCGCATGGCGCGGCAGAAGTGCGTCATGAACGCGATGCTCCAGCAGGTCAGCCCCAGCGTCGCGCTGCGCAACTTCCAGTCCATCGCCCAGGCCTCCTCCGAGCTGATCTCGACCAACGTCCCCGCCTCCGAGGTCGACACCTTCCTCGAGCTGGCGCTGAAGGCGAAGTCCCAGAAGATCTCGACGCTCTCGATCGTCCCGCCGATGGTGAACACCGCCGACCCCGACATCGACCTCGTGCACCGGAAGGTGACCGCCGCGATCGAGAAGGCCGAGGGCACCGCCGCCCCGTCGAACGGGAAGACCTCCAAGAAGAACGCCGACGCCCCCGTCACCGGCGGCTCGCTCGGCTCGCTGTCGCAGGGGTATGCCGCCAACCAGGCCGGCGACCTGGCCTCCGCCTGCTGA
- a CDS encoding HNH endonuclease signature motif containing protein yields MALGHQDHSAQDTAPVPTGDLLSLAVAQKQAADDADRQLFITVAAWADRHTTGQLLPDLYGTYGLPDDNALTEAENAWVARFGMSGADTMLELAGPGAPEVSEFAVIELAAALGRSTDSGRMLLSDAVEARYRLPKCWQRLVDGQVQVWRVRRVADLTRTLTAEAAAFVDAHLAHVVHTASFATVKRLVAEAAARFDPEMAEMEEVDTAASLHVHLDLTTAWSIGTANGVHLSGLLDRADAEELEAAIRTIADQLAAAGSTDSLDVRRAKALGYLSRGDLTLDLDTSPAEPGGRAATSASEERASRPPRSSRPRQVVLHLHLSDAALRGNEGPGTPEIDPDTGRLGLHLARLENHHQTLTADTVREWLAVPGANIVVKPVVDLHDQIAVDAYEIPDRISQRVKLKRPTCVFPHCTRTSAKVDLDHIEEYVPPDEGGPPGQTSTANLAPLCRRHHRAKTHPSPSSTSTRWDYQQLTPTTWLWTSPHDIRLLVHPDGTTEL; encoded by the coding sequence ATGGCACTCGGGCACCAGGATCACTCGGCACAGGACACCGCTCCTGTCCCGACCGGTGACCTGCTGTCCCTCGCCGTCGCGCAGAAGCAGGCCGCCGACGACGCCGACCGGCAGCTCTTCATCACCGTCGCCGCCTGGGCCGACCGCCACACCACCGGTCAGCTGCTCCCCGACCTCTACGGCACCTACGGTCTGCCCGACGACAACGCACTGACCGAGGCCGAGAACGCCTGGGTCGCCCGGTTCGGGATGTCGGGTGCCGACACCATGCTCGAGCTCGCCGGCCCCGGTGCCCCCGAGGTCAGCGAGTTCGCGGTCATCGAGCTCGCCGCCGCCCTCGGCCGCTCCACCGACTCGGGGCGGATGCTGCTGTCCGATGCCGTTGAGGCCCGCTACCGGCTGCCGAAGTGCTGGCAGCGCCTGGTCGACGGCCAGGTGCAGGTGTGGCGGGTACGCCGGGTCGCCGACCTCACCCGCACCCTCACCGCCGAGGCCGCCGCGTTCGTCGACGCCCACCTGGCCCACGTCGTCCACACCGCCTCCTTCGCCACCGTCAAGCGGCTCGTCGCCGAAGCAGCCGCACGGTTCGACCCCGAGATGGCTGAGATGGAAGAGGTCGACACCGCAGCGTCCCTGCACGTCCACCTCGACCTCACCACCGCCTGGTCGATCGGCACCGCCAACGGTGTCCACCTGTCGGGTCTGCTCGACCGTGCCGATGCCGAAGAGCTCGAGGCAGCGATCCGCACCATCGCCGACCAGCTCGCCGCCGCCGGATCCACCGACTCGTTGGACGTCCGCCGCGCCAAGGCCCTGGGCTACCTCAGCCGCGGAGACCTCACCCTCGACCTCGACACCTCACCGGCCGAGCCAGGTGGTCGTGCAGCGACGAGCGCCAGCGAGGAGCGGGCGTCGAGACCACCCCGCTCGAGCCGTCCCCGCCAGGTCGTCCTCCACCTCCACCTCTCAGACGCCGCCCTCCGCGGAAACGAAGGACCCGGCACCCCAGAGATCGACCCCGACACCGGCCGGCTCGGTCTCCACCTCGCCCGCCTCGAGAACCACCACCAGACCCTCACCGCCGACACCGTCCGCGAGTGGCTCGCCGTCCCCGGCGCCAACATCGTGGTGAAGCCGGTCGTGGACCTGCACGACCAGATCGCCGTCGACGCCTACGAGATCCCCGACCGCATCAGCCAACGCGTCAAGCTCAAGCGCCCTACCTGCGTCTTCCCGCACTGCACCCGCACCTCAGCCAAGGTCGACCTCGACCACATCGAGGAGTACGTCCCACCCGACGAAGGTGGACCACCCGGGCAAACATCAACAGCCAATCTCGCCCCCCTGTGCAGACGCCACCACCGAGCCAAGACCCACCCATCCCCGAGCTCGACCAGCACCAGGTGGGACTACCAGCAGCTCACCCCCACCACCTGGCTCTGGACCAGCCCCCACGACATCCGCCTGCTCGTCCACCCCGACGGCACCACCGAGCTCTGA
- a CDS encoding DUF3626 domain-containing protein — protein sequence MTGGTQRVTVQFHPNWPHGSGLVVESMARDGAYRSQFETGISNGGLTAHPGGDRWRWESRLFEGRYDDAPASERPVYGAWNRAGDPYGGAVRFGSAHLRLRPEVTARSTFCFPDSVFEPVDVGGPDQLPHLCRLAEESGMDELDDCVEAHVHGGVRFDRDVEAVVLDPCFADTEVEAAAHRLGCAVEFHPGFSVSPDAIDPDYRGAHIVRLARTLGDRLTPDLVGRAARASQHPAQHVKQVWHCLARFGRQLPG from the coding sequence GTGACCGGGGGCACGCAGCGAGTGACCGTCCAGTTCCACCCGAACTGGCCGCACGGCAGCGGCCTGGTCGTCGAGTCGATGGCGCGCGACGGCGCCTATCGCTCCCAGTTCGAGACCGGCATCTCCAACGGCGGCCTGACCGCGCACCCCGGTGGGGACCGCTGGCGCTGGGAGAGCCGGCTCTTCGAGGGTCGCTACGACGACGCGCCCGCCTCCGAGCGGCCCGTGTACGGCGCCTGGAACCGGGCGGGCGACCCGTACGGCGGAGCCGTCCGTTTCGGCTCCGCCCATCTCCGGCTGCGGCCCGAGGTCACTGCGCGCAGCACCTTCTGCTTCCCCGACTCGGTCTTCGAGCCGGTCGACGTCGGCGGGCCGGACCAGTTGCCACACCTGTGCCGGCTGGCCGAGGAGTCCGGCATGGACGAGCTGGACGACTGCGTCGAGGCCCATGTGCACGGGGGCGTGAGGTTCGATCGGGACGTCGAGGCCGTGGTCCTCGACCCTTGTTTCGCGGACACCGAGGTCGAGGCGGCGGCTCACCGGCTCGGCTGCGCTGTCGAGTTCCATCCCGGCTTCTCGGTCTCTCCTGACGCCATCGACCCGGACTACCGCGGTGCACACATCGTCAGGTTGGCCAGGACGCTGGGCGACCGGCTCACCCCGGACCTCGTGGGGCGGGCAGCGCGGGCAAGCCAGCACCCCGCCCAGCACGTGAAGCAGGTGTGGCACTGCCTGGCACGCTTCGGCCGACAGCTCCCCGGCTGA
- a CDS encoding glycosyltransferase, translated as MPTDQPVRRVVAVVVTYNRLRLLEPLVARLTEVRERTPALVDVLVVDNASTDGTGEWLAECTEVTSRTLPDNRGGAGGFHAGLRWAVEETDADLVWLMDDDGLPEVGCLERLLREDDLDFWGPLVVDEQDTGRLVFPIRLPGGTRVVRALADVERAGGARQRIDEIVIPFNGVLVTRALVEQIGYPREEFFIWGDDHEYRLRAERAGARIATVTDARVHHPSVGELGTPMMAGRTTYNHSPSDLKAYCMARNNTLNLREYRGWVHVLLFWAKTVWFYLLTRRDPARLALSARAAYAGLRGDFTGHRRYLR; from the coding sequence GTGCCGACCGACCAGCCCGTACGCCGTGTGGTGGCCGTCGTCGTGACCTACAACCGCCTGCGGCTGCTGGAGCCCCTGGTGGCGCGGCTGACCGAGGTCCGTGAGCGGACCCCGGCGCTGGTCGACGTGCTGGTGGTCGACAACGCCAGCACCGACGGGACGGGGGAGTGGCTCGCGGAGTGCACGGAGGTCACCAGCCGGACGCTCCCGGACAACCGCGGAGGCGCGGGCGGCTTCCACGCCGGGCTGCGCTGGGCCGTGGAGGAGACCGACGCCGACCTCGTGTGGCTGATGGACGACGACGGCCTGCCCGAGGTGGGATGCCTGGAGCGGCTGCTGCGCGAGGACGACCTCGACTTCTGGGGGCCCCTGGTCGTCGACGAGCAGGACACCGGCCGACTGGTCTTCCCGATCCGGCTGCCGGGCGGCACCCGCGTGGTCCGTGCGCTGGCCGACGTCGAGCGCGCCGGGGGAGCGCGGCAGCGCATCGACGAGATCGTCATCCCGTTCAACGGGGTGCTGGTGACCCGCGCGCTGGTCGAGCAGATCGGCTACCCGCGCGAGGAGTTCTTCATCTGGGGCGACGACCACGAGTACCGCCTGCGCGCCGAGCGTGCCGGTGCCCGGATCGCCACCGTCACCGACGCCCGCGTCCACCACCCGTCCGTGGGGGAGCTGGGCACGCCGATGATGGCCGGCCGCACGACGTACAACCACAGCCCCAGCGACCTGAAGGCCTACTGCATGGCCCGCAACAACACCCTCAACCTGCGGGAGTACCGCGGTTGGGTCCACGTGCTGCTGTTCTGGGCCAAGACGGTGTGGTTCTACCTGCTCACCCGCCGCGACCCGGCCCGCCTCGCGCTCAGCGCCCGAGCCGCGTACGCCGGCCTGCGCGGCGACTTCACCGGCCACCGGAGGTACCTGCGGTGA
- a CDS encoding glycosyltransferase produces the protein MSTETVAVVVVTFNRADLLTGMLDGLAALEHRPDAVVVVDNHSTDHTPQVLADEQARARLPLQVIRTEENLGGAGGFHLGLRTAYEQGWDRAWLMDDDVVPAPDCLTVLMAQDEDCLTSVREDSHGRLCEKAATRFDLTHPWAIKPKTGMVEDFGSRAAMPERVEVENVAFEGFMVRRSVVAEIGLPDPTYFIFYDDVDFAIRARRSGRRIWAVRDAVLVRQLDFDQQHDLAGWKGYYMYRNLFAVHLRYGENPAVRLKPLLIVLAVLLLAPVRGGRAEAGNVIRAMRAAWGMRSLPPSSVD, from the coding sequence GTGAGCACGGAGACCGTCGCCGTCGTCGTGGTGACCTTCAACCGCGCCGACCTGCTCACCGGGATGCTCGACGGCCTGGCCGCCCTCGAGCACCGCCCCGACGCCGTGGTCGTGGTCGACAACCACAGCACCGACCACACGCCGCAGGTCCTCGCCGACGAGCAGGCCCGCGCCCGGCTGCCCCTGCAGGTGATCCGCACCGAGGAGAACCTCGGCGGCGCCGGCGGCTTCCACCTGGGCCTGCGCACCGCCTACGAGCAGGGCTGGGACCGCGCCTGGCTGATGGACGACGACGTCGTCCCGGCCCCGGACTGCCTCACCGTGCTGATGGCCCAGGACGAGGACTGCCTCACCAGCGTCCGGGAGGACTCCCACGGCCGGCTCTGCGAGAAGGCCGCCACCCGTTTCGACCTGACCCATCCCTGGGCGATCAAGCCCAAGACGGGCATGGTCGAGGACTTCGGCTCCCGAGCAGCCATGCCGGAGCGGGTCGAGGTCGAGAACGTCGCCTTCGAGGGCTTCATGGTGCGCCGGTCGGTGGTGGCCGAGATCGGGCTGCCCGACCCGACGTACTTCATCTTCTACGACGACGTGGACTTCGCGATCCGCGCCCGGCGCAGCGGCCGCCGCATCTGGGCGGTGCGTGACGCGGTCCTCGTGCGGCAGCTCGACTTCGACCAGCAGCACGACCTGGCCGGGTGGAAGGGCTACTACATGTACCGCAACCTCTTCGCGGTGCACCTGCGGTACGGCGAGAACCCGGCCGTCCGGCTCAAGCCGCTGCTCATCGTGCTGGCCGTGCTGCTGCTCGCTCCCGTGCGCGGCGGACGGGCGGAGGCGGGCAACGTGATCCGGGCCATGCGCGCAGCGTGGGGGATGCGCTCGCTGCCCCCGTCGTCCGTAGACTGA